The Thiohalophilus sp. genome has a window encoding:
- a CDS encoding PEP-CTERM/exosortase system-associated acyltransferase, protein MMIAQPNPVSQPKLSEQFHRCFEVIPANTPELKNIVYRIRYEVYCLETGFEDPRNFPDGLERDEYDDHALHALLRHRSSGEYAGCVRLITDRLGYQDRLLFPFERFAGNSLRRNIIDPATLPRGSFGEISRLAVRSQFRRRANEQLEPGGNDLDIDVDKLQQEARRRVFPHIALGLYLAGAALAITHGMTGAFVMMEPRLARHMQRYGIIFRPAGEVVEYHGLRGPFYISAQSLHKHLKPELRGILDTITAAMEMRPYHAQPFSQFAL, encoded by the coding sequence ATGATGATTGCACAGCCCAACCCGGTCTCCCAGCCCAAACTGTCCGAACAGTTTCACCGGTGTTTCGAGGTTATTCCTGCCAACACCCCCGAACTGAAGAACATTGTCTATCGGATCCGTTACGAGGTGTATTGCCTTGAAACCGGCTTTGAAGATCCCCGAAATTTTCCCGACGGCCTGGAGCGAGACGAATACGACGACCATGCCCTGCATGCCCTGCTGCGCCACCGCTCTTCCGGGGAATACGCTGGCTGTGTCCGCCTGATCACCGACCGGCTCGGCTATCAGGATCGCCTCCTGTTTCCCTTCGAGCGCTTCGCCGGAAACAGCCTGCGGCGCAATATCATCGATCCGGCCACGCTCCCGCGCGGCTCGTTCGGCGAGATATCCCGGCTGGCCGTGCGCAGCCAGTTTCGCCGCCGCGCCAACGAGCAGCTGGAGCCGGGTGGCAACGACCTCGACATCGATGTTGACAAGCTGCAACAGGAAGCCCGTCGCCGGGTCTTCCCGCATATTGCCCTGGGTCTCTATCTGGCAGGCGCCGCACTGGCCATCACCCATGGCATGACAGGAGCGTTTGTGATGATGGAGCCCCGGCTGGCCCGGCACATGCAACGCTATGGCATCATCTTCCGGCCGGCCGGTGAGGTGGTCGAGTACCATGGTTTACGCGGTCCGTTTTATATCAGTGCGCAGAGTTTGCACAAACACCTCAAACCTGAACTGCGCGGGATTCTCGATACCATTACTGCCGCCATGGAAATGCGCCCGTACCACGCACAGCCATTCAGCCAGTTTGCTTTGTGA
- a CDS encoding ThiF family adenylyltransferase, producing the protein MARSPFDYFTAFSRNLGWVTREEQSRLRDKRVAIAGLGGVGGSHLLTLTRLGVGAFNLAEFDHFELANFNRQAGATLSSWGHPKLDTLVNMARDINPELDIRIFPDGVTDTNLSSFLTDADVYVDGLDFFALHARRIVFDACEQGEIPAITAAPLGMGVALLNFLPGRMGFERYFGMAGQTESEQLVRFLVGLSPAMLQRAYLVDDSAVDFVRQRGPSTPMACELCAGVAATETLKVLLGRGPVLAAPHGLHFDTYRQRLTHTWRPGGYRNPLQRLIMALMRRHLRRMGAI; encoded by the coding sequence ATGGCGCGTTCCCCGTTTGATTACTTCACCGCCTTTTCACGCAACCTTGGCTGGGTCACTCGCGAAGAACAATCCCGACTCCGGGACAAGCGGGTCGCGATAGCCGGACTGGGCGGGGTTGGCGGAAGTCACCTGCTGACTCTCACACGTCTTGGGGTTGGCGCCTTCAACCTTGCGGAATTCGATCACTTCGAACTGGCCAACTTCAACCGCCAGGCGGGAGCGACGCTCTCCTCGTGGGGTCACCCCAAGCTGGACACCCTGGTCAACATGGCCCGGGATATCAACCCCGAGCTGGATATCCGGATCTTCCCCGACGGGGTGACCGACACCAATCTCTCCAGCTTTTTGACGGATGCCGATGTTTACGTCGACGGTCTGGACTTCTTTGCCCTGCATGCGCGCCGGATTGTGTTCGACGCCTGCGAGCAGGGCGAGATACCTGCCATCACGGCCGCGCCACTGGGGATGGGCGTAGCGCTGTTAAATTTTTTACCCGGGCGCATGGGCTTTGAGCGCTATTTTGGCATGGCCGGCCAGACCGAGAGCGAGCAGCTGGTGCGTTTTCTGGTGGGCTTGTCACCCGCCATGCTGCAACGCGCCTACCTGGTGGATGATTCCGCCGTGGACTTTGTCCGCCAACGCGGCCCATCCACCCCCATGGCCTGTGAACTGTGTGCCGGTGTGGCCGCTACCGAAACCCTCAAGGTTTTATTGGGCCGGGGCCCGGTACTCGCCGCGCCTCACGGCCTGCACTTCGACACCTACCGCCAGCGCCTGACCCACACCTGGCGCCCGGGCGGATACCGCAACCCCCTGCAGCGGCTGATTATGGCCCTCATGCGTCGCCATTTGCGGCGTATGGGCGCCATTTAA